The following proteins come from a genomic window of Corallococcus sp. NCRR:
- a CDS encoding cytochrome C assembly family protein: MSHTLVSLACHAYGLAALVYLAFLVRQSQVLAVTGRVLVGTGLLMHCVALIGMLSAQGGRLVGPAQGMSTFAFLLLALFLALDVRYRKPVIGAFLTPLAVAVLLVGMLLHGGSTPLPDAVRQPLLPVHVTIALLGLTAFGVAAGVGVMYLLMEREVKSKHFGLLFSRLPSLEFLDTLNRRLVLWGFIALSLTLATGALFTTTLRGLTWALEAKHVATFVAWGVFAALVNARIFAGWRGRRVALLTMAGFCLVLVSFLSSYDLSAAGPGMP; encoded by the coding sequence ATGAGCCATACGCTCGTCTCGCTCGCCTGCCACGCCTACGGCCTGGCCGCGCTCGTCTACCTCGCCTTCCTGGTCCGCCAGTCCCAGGTGCTCGCCGTCACCGGCCGGGTGCTGGTGGGGACCGGGCTGCTGATGCATTGCGTTGCGCTCATCGGGATGCTGAGCGCGCAGGGAGGCCGCCTGGTGGGCCCCGCGCAGGGCATGTCCACCTTCGCCTTCCTGCTGCTGGCGCTGTTCCTGGCGCTGGACGTGCGCTACCGCAAGCCCGTCATCGGCGCGTTCCTCACGCCGCTGGCGGTGGCGGTGCTGCTCGTCGGCATGCTGCTGCACGGCGGATCCACGCCGCTGCCGGACGCGGTGCGCCAGCCGCTGTTGCCGGTGCATGTGACCATCGCGCTGTTGGGCCTGACGGCCTTCGGCGTCGCGGCCGGAGTGGGCGTCATGTACCTGCTGATGGAGCGCGAGGTGAAGTCCAAGCACTTCGGGCTGCTCTTCTCCCGGCTGCCGTCGCTGGAGTTCCTGGACACGCTCAACCGGCGGCTCGTGCTGTGGGGGTTCATCGCGCTGTCGCTCACGCTGGCGACCGGCGCCCTGTTCACCACCACGCTGCGGGGGCTCACCTGGGCGCTCGAGGCCAAGCACGTGGCCACGTTCGTCGCATGGGGCGTCTTCGCGGCGCTCGTCAACGCACGCATCTTCGCCGGCTGGCGTGGCCGGCGGGTGGCGCTGCTCACCATGGCCGGCTTCTGCCTGGTACTGGTCTCCTTCCTGTCGTCCTACGACCTGTCCGCCGCTGGCCCGGGGATGCCGTAG
- a CDS encoding peptidylprolyl isomerase: MDGLNPRKVFSLLFIIGIAVVFTLQFGPGSNGFADTGSQAPTASAVATVNGKEIPVRDFSMAWSRQMNFLRSQGNPIPESVARQFGLDKQVLDRLVNAELLAQSAERHGITPSDEELRKLIHENTDFHTKEGAFDFARYQQVLRDFYRRTPQEYEQELRRQMAAQKMLDVVRTGAVVSDDEVRARYEKEGNQAKLVFARFLPTMFADKVPAPTPAKLAEFQKTHEKEIADYYAANSFVYNVPERIRARQILVKVAPDATPEQKAQAKAKAEGLRKELDGGKDFATLARASSDDDATKAKGGELGWVERTTWDPALADAAFALKAGEVTQPVESALGVHLVKVEEKKDAQAKKLEDVKGEIATTLFKQDQAKGLAKAEAEKALAAAKAGKSLKEQFPVPAGQQPALLRFEAETKPEAVETDSFTAQGDSVPHLGPAPALVKSTFEANGPVVLGEVFTVGDANIVAQVVEREKPDTAGFDKRKEELRTQARQAKQIELTESFLKSLKKSGSVVTNTEAIDSVLGSAG, translated from the coding sequence ATGGACGGTTTGAATCCCCGGAAGGTCTTCTCCCTCCTGTTCATCATCGGCATCGCCGTGGTGTTCACGCTCCAGTTCGGCCCTGGCAGCAACGGGTTCGCGGACACGGGCAGCCAGGCGCCCACCGCCAGCGCGGTGGCCACGGTGAACGGGAAGGAGATTCCTGTGCGCGACTTCAGCATGGCCTGGTCGCGGCAGATGAACTTCCTGCGCTCGCAGGGCAACCCCATCCCGGAGTCGGTGGCCCGCCAGTTCGGCCTGGACAAGCAGGTGCTCGACCGGCTGGTGAACGCGGAGCTGCTCGCCCAGTCGGCGGAGCGCCACGGCATCACCCCGTCGGATGAGGAGCTGCGCAAGCTCATCCACGAGAACACCGACTTCCACACCAAGGAGGGCGCGTTCGACTTCGCCCGCTACCAGCAGGTGCTGCGCGACTTCTACCGCCGCACGCCGCAGGAGTACGAGCAGGAGCTGCGCCGCCAGATGGCCGCCCAGAAGATGCTGGACGTGGTGCGCACGGGCGCCGTGGTGTCGGACGACGAGGTCCGCGCCCGCTACGAGAAGGAAGGCAACCAGGCGAAGCTGGTGTTCGCCCGCTTCCTGCCCACGATGTTCGCGGACAAGGTCCCCGCGCCCACGCCCGCGAAGCTCGCGGAGTTCCAGAAGACGCACGAGAAGGAGATCGCCGACTATTACGCGGCGAACAGCTTCGTCTACAACGTGCCGGAGCGGATCCGCGCCCGTCAGATCCTGGTGAAGGTGGCCCCGGACGCCACGCCCGAGCAGAAGGCCCAGGCGAAGGCGAAGGCGGAGGGCCTGCGCAAGGAGCTGGACGGCGGCAAGGACTTCGCCACCCTGGCCAGGGCGAGCAGCGACGACGACGCCACCAAGGCGAAGGGCGGCGAGCTGGGCTGGGTGGAGCGCACCACGTGGGACCCGGCGCTGGCCGACGCGGCGTTCGCGCTGAAGGCCGGGGAAGTCACGCAGCCGGTGGAGTCCGCGCTGGGCGTGCACCTGGTGAAGGTGGAGGAGAAGAAGGACGCCCAGGCGAAGAAGCTGGAGGACGTGAAGGGTGAAATCGCCACCACGCTCTTCAAGCAGGACCAGGCGAAGGGGCTGGCGAAGGCGGAGGCCGAGAAGGCCCTGGCCGCGGCGAAGGCCGGCAAGTCCCTGAAGGAGCAGTTCCCGGTCCCCGCCGGCCAGCAGCCCGCGCTGTTGCGCTTCGAGGCGGAGACGAAGCCGGAGGCCGTGGAGACGGACAGCTTCACCGCGCAGGGTGACTCCGTGCCGCACCTGGGGCCGGCGCCGGCCCTGGTGAAGTCCACCTTCGAGGCCAACGGCCCGGTGGTGCTGGGCGAGGTCTTCACCGTGGGCGACGCGAACATCGTCGCGCAGGTGGTGGAGCGCGAGAAGCCGGACACCGCGGGCTTCGACAAGCGCAAGGAGGAGCTGCGCACCCAGGCCCGTCAGGCCAAGCAGATTGAGCTGACGGAGTCCTTCCTCAAGTCGCTGAAGAAGAGCGGCAGCGTCGTCACCAACACCGAGGCCATCGACTCGGTGCTGGGCTCCGCGGGGTAG
- the mrdA gene encoding penicillin-binding protein 2 encodes MTPPTIGNTTPGRDLKRRFLWLGLAMSLGLVALAIQLYRLQLIRHEEYAAKSVANFVKEVRLRADRGVIKDARGTILVDSRPSFDAFVTPAFCTDCFEQVIPRLGELLQWDPEQRKKIEDLVRASRRNAPFQPVPVRVDLTRDEYDRLNARRDILDGVEVVPVPHRNYRADTVLSHVLGYMNEITQEELERLNGDGAKYALGDYIGRRGLERYFESKLRGQDGVRKEVVNARGQTIEELNDKLGENAVIPPTAGSNVVLSIDMRLQEEAERSFPGVTGAVVAIDVNTGFIKALVSRPGFDPNLLTGRVTPSQMATLARDPLHPMINRVAAEHYSPGSTFKVVTQLAAFKSGAFRPETVVHCSGGYRLGARVWRCHKDSGHGPLDGRGAMKASCDAWFYKVADTIGLDPIAEMGKSLGLGRPTGIGVVAEVPGIMPSSAYHDKASPGGYTKGMALNSAIGQGDDNVTPLQLALVYAAVANGGKLYKPQMVQRLENLDGQVMEEFKPEVVSKVDINPAHLKAIVEGLEAVAQEPGGTAYRAKLKSGLPADFLVAAKTGTAQVARIGTVRLKTHQMSYFERDHAWFAGFAPADKPELAVVVLNEHGGHGGVDAAPTALAVMKKYFELKAQDATSPPPRANQPYTPSLPPAPSLDEASLTRVVPPPKVNLPGEPIQPPSETGDDSATAD; translated from the coding sequence TTGACGCCTCCCACCATTGGCAACACCACTCCAGGCCGGGATCTGAAGCGCCGCTTCCTGTGGCTGGGCCTGGCCATGTCGCTGGGCCTGGTGGCGCTGGCCATCCAGCTGTACCGGCTCCAGCTCATCCGTCATGAGGAGTACGCCGCCAAGAGCGTGGCGAACTTCGTGAAGGAGGTGCGCCTGCGCGCCGACCGCGGCGTCATCAAGGACGCGCGCGGCACCATCCTGGTGGACAGCCGCCCGTCGTTCGACGCCTTCGTCACGCCGGCCTTCTGCACGGACTGCTTCGAGCAGGTGATTCCGCGCCTGGGCGAGCTGCTCCAGTGGGACCCCGAGCAGCGCAAGAAGATTGAAGACCTGGTCCGCGCGAGCCGCCGCAACGCGCCCTTCCAGCCGGTGCCGGTGCGAGTGGACCTGACGCGCGACGAGTACGACCGGCTCAACGCCCGGCGCGACATCCTGGACGGCGTGGAAGTGGTGCCCGTGCCGCACCGCAACTACCGCGCGGACACGGTGCTGTCGCACGTGCTGGGCTACATGAATGAAATCACCCAGGAGGAGCTGGAGCGCCTCAACGGGGACGGCGCGAAGTACGCGCTGGGCGACTACATCGGCCGGCGAGGCCTGGAGCGCTACTTCGAGTCCAAGCTGCGCGGGCAGGACGGCGTGCGCAAGGAAGTGGTGAACGCGCGTGGCCAGACGATTGAAGAGCTCAACGACAAGCTGGGGGAGAACGCGGTCATTCCTCCCACGGCCGGCAGCAACGTGGTGCTCTCCATCGACATGCGCCTGCAGGAAGAGGCGGAGCGCTCGTTCCCGGGCGTGACGGGCGCGGTGGTGGCCATCGACGTGAACACCGGCTTCATCAAGGCGCTGGTGTCCCGCCCCGGCTTCGACCCCAACCTGCTCACCGGCCGCGTGACGCCGTCGCAGATGGCCACGCTGGCCCGGGATCCGCTCCACCCGATGATCAACCGCGTGGCCGCGGAGCACTACAGCCCGGGCTCCACGTTCAAGGTCGTGACGCAGCTGGCGGCCTTCAAGTCCGGCGCGTTCCGTCCGGAGACGGTGGTGCACTGCTCCGGCGGCTACCGGCTGGGCGCGCGCGTGTGGCGCTGCCACAAGGACAGCGGCCACGGGCCCCTGGACGGCCGGGGCGCCATGAAGGCGTCGTGCGACGCGTGGTTCTACAAGGTGGCGGACACCATCGGCCTGGACCCCATCGCGGAGATGGGCAAGTCGCTGGGCCTGGGCCGCCCCACCGGCATCGGCGTGGTGGCGGAGGTGCCGGGCATCATGCCGTCCAGCGCGTACCACGACAAAGCCTCGCCGGGCGGCTACACCAAGGGCATGGCGCTCAACAGCGCCATCGGGCAGGGCGACGACAACGTGACGCCGCTGCAACTGGCGCTGGTGTACGCGGCCGTGGCCAACGGCGGGAAGCTCTACAAGCCGCAGATGGTGCAGCGGCTGGAGAACCTGGACGGGCAGGTGATGGAGGAGTTCAAGCCGGAGGTGGTGTCGAAGGTGGACATCAACCCCGCGCACCTGAAGGCCATTGTCGAAGGCCTGGAGGCGGTGGCGCAGGAGCCCGGCGGCACCGCGTACCGCGCGAAGCTCAAGTCGGGCCTGCCCGCGGACTTCCTGGTGGCGGCCAAGACGGGCACCGCGCAGGTGGCGCGCATCGGCACGGTGCGCCTGAAGACGCACCAGATGAGCTACTTCGAGCGCGACCACGCGTGGTTCGCCGGCTTCGCGCCCGCGGACAAGCCGGAGCTGGCGGTGGTGGTGCTCAACGAGCACGGTGGCCACGGCGGCGTGGACGCGGCGCCCACGGCGCTGGCCGTGATGAAGAAGTACTTCGAACTGAAGGCGCAGGACGCCACGTCACCGCCGCCCCGCGCCAACCAGCCCTACACGCCGTCCTTGCCGCCGGCGCCCAGCCTGGATGAAGCGTCGCTCACGCGCGTGGTGCCCCCGCCGAAGGTGAACCTGCCGGGAGAGCCCATCCAGCCGCCCTCGGAAACCGGAGACGACAGTGCAACTGCGGATTGA
- the mreC gene encoding rod shape-determining protein MreC, whose translation MLSLLKRYRRFLLVAALLLYPLGAFLLGGRRGRDPNFVDRGVIALTAPVQQGLTAGIDGAVAAVRNYLDLRGVRQDNDALRLENLQLRATVQALGEARSENGRLRKLLAYAEAVPGPEIPARVVGVNPVAKLLSVRISSGEKDGVFRGMSVVTPDGIVGQVIRSTGGYADVALVTDPQSRVAVRVQRSRARGTAAGAGNGPLTLENMLRTEDVENGDLIITSGTDGIYPPGLVVGRVTQLEKKEHGMFQGADITPAVDTSRLEEVLVVGSPYSEMAATGGASTEGAQK comes from the coding sequence GTGTTGTCTCTTCTCAAGCGGTACCGCCGCTTCCTCCTCGTGGCCGCCCTCCTCTTGTACCCGCTCGGCGCCTTCCTGCTGGGCGGGCGGCGGGGCCGCGACCCGAACTTCGTCGACCGGGGCGTCATCGCGCTCACGGCCCCCGTGCAGCAGGGGCTCACCGCCGGCATCGACGGCGCCGTGGCCGCGGTGCGCAACTACCTGGATCTGCGTGGCGTCCGTCAGGACAATGACGCGTTGCGACTGGAGAACCTTCAGCTGCGGGCGACGGTGCAGGCCCTGGGCGAGGCCCGCTCGGAGAACGGGCGGCTGCGCAAATTGCTGGCGTACGCGGAGGCCGTGCCCGGGCCGGAGATTCCGGCGCGGGTGGTGGGCGTCAATCCGGTGGCGAAGCTCCTGTCGGTGCGGATCAGCAGCGGAGAGAAGGACGGCGTGTTCCGCGGCATGTCGGTGGTGACGCCGGACGGCATCGTCGGGCAGGTCATCCGGTCCACGGGCGGCTACGCGGACGTGGCGCTGGTGACGGATCCGCAGAGCCGGGTGGCGGTGCGGGTGCAGCGCTCCAGGGCGCGCGGCACGGCGGCGGGCGCGGGCAACGGCCCCCTGACGCTGGAGAACATGCTGCGCACGGAGGACGTGGAGAACGGCGACCTCATCATCACCTCCGGCACGGACGGCATCTATCCGCCGGGGCTGGTGGTGGGGCGGGTGACGCAGCTGGAGAAGAAGGAGCACGGCATGTTCCAGGGCGCGGACATCACGCCTGCGGTGGACACCAGCCGGCTGGAGGAGGTCCTGGTGGTGGGCAGTCCGTACAGTGAAATGGCCGCCACCGGCGGGGCCTCCACGGAGGGCGCGCAGAAATGA
- a CDS encoding Maf family protein, whose product MDPTARFVLASASPRRKDLLAQLGLRFTVAAADIDETPMAGEIASKYVLRLAEEKARTVASRHPDAWVLAADTTVALGSELLGKPQDAAEARRMIGRLSGRVHEVFTGIAVAGRAQASQVVRTQVTFRALSPEEIAWYADTGEPLDKAGAYAIQGKGGFLVQGIEGSHSNVVGLPLGETLALLARVGMPLPWTEGAR is encoded by the coding sequence ATGGATCCAACCGCTCGCTTCGTTCTCGCCTCCGCATCGCCCCGGCGCAAGGATTTATTGGCCCAGCTGGGCCTTCGCTTCACCGTGGCGGCGGCGGATATCGATGAAACGCCGATGGCCGGAGAAATTGCGTCGAAGTACGTGCTCCGGCTGGCCGAAGAGAAGGCACGCACGGTCGCCTCCCGACACCCGGACGCATGGGTGCTGGCCGCGGACACCACCGTGGCCCTGGGGTCGGAGCTGCTCGGCAAGCCCCAGGACGCGGCGGAGGCGCGGCGGATGATTGGCCGCCTGTCCGGCCGGGTCCATGAAGTCTTCACCGGCATCGCGGTGGCGGGCCGCGCCCAGGCGTCCCAGGTGGTGCGCACGCAGGTGACCTTCCGCGCGCTCTCCCCGGAGGAGATTGCCTGGTACGCGGACACCGGCGAGCCCCTGGACAAGGCGGGCGCCTACGCCATCCAGGGCAAGGGCGGCTTCCTGGTGCAGGGCATCGAGGGCAGCCACTCCAATGTCGTGGGCCTGCCGCTGGGCGAGACGCTGGCGTTGCTTGCGCGCGTGGGCATGCCGCTGCCGTGGACGGAGGGTGCGCGATGA
- a CDS encoding DUF3108 domain-containing protein has product MRGLSRWGFTAAVVGLMGSTLAHAQEPTGSAFGPGEQAQYRVRYLGLTAGTATVTVGAPMTQWGQSVWPIVSTAKSDDLVGVYPIKSRFVSYWNADAGRVTGSDLHSEENRKRRRQRIQLSADGAGAKVIKQKESDPPRESEHTLPEGSMDVAGATFALRGQELVVGRSYSYPVFTGSKQFTMSATVEGRETVTTPAGARDAFKVRVHTDFGGKLESKRDMVAYLSADAHHVPVRIEADFALGTVVAELMDYKPGRVVTVARADNSGD; this is encoded by the coding sequence ATGCGCGGTCTGTCCAGGTGGGGGTTCACGGCGGCGGTGGTGGGACTCATGGGGTCCACGCTGGCGCATGCCCAGGAGCCCACCGGTTCGGCGTTCGGCCCGGGTGAGCAGGCCCAGTACCGGGTGCGCTACCTGGGGCTGACGGCCGGCACGGCGACGGTGACGGTGGGCGCGCCCATGACGCAGTGGGGCCAGAGCGTGTGGCCCATCGTGTCCACCGCGAAGTCGGATGACCTGGTGGGCGTCTACCCCATCAAGAGCCGCTTCGTGTCGTACTGGAACGCGGACGCCGGGCGCGTAACGGGGAGCGACCTTCATTCAGAAGAGAACCGCAAGCGCCGCCGCCAGCGCATCCAGCTGTCGGCGGATGGAGCGGGCGCCAAGGTCATCAAGCAGAAGGAGAGTGACCCGCCGCGCGAGTCCGAGCACACGCTGCCCGAGGGCTCCATGGACGTGGCGGGCGCGACGTTCGCGCTGCGCGGCCAGGAGCTGGTGGTGGGCCGCTCCTATTCCTATCCGGTGTTCACCGGCAGCAAGCAGTTCACCATGAGCGCCACGGTGGAGGGCCGCGAGACGGTGACGACGCCCGCGGGGGCTCGGGACGCCTTCAAGGTGCGCGTGCACACCGACTTCGGCGGCAAGCTGGAATCCAAGCGCGACATGGTGGCGTACCTCAGCGCGGATGCGCATCACGTGCCGGTGCGAATCGAAGCGGACTTCGCGCTGGGCACCGTCGTGGCGGAGCTCATGGACTACAAGCCGGGCCGCGTGGTGACGGTGGCCCGGGCGGACAACTCGGGCGACTGA
- a CDS encoding PilZ domain-containing protein, with protein sequence MVVQRKGVTTAKAGTAARGPEEAQAPRPFVPPVGTSRNVPVPGAAPRIEMNQGEPEHRHFPRAQLATHFELWVEDGAGGRRFSAGLTSVNVSVSGAFLASTFFLPMGTVVRARFALEEGAAPVEARAEIVREERGPEDEGRSGFALRFLDFSGQTEVALARLFLGMRLRAFTEDYLKSQRARSLPNELERVIDVMAAWELLKATTPGDPWRGE encoded by the coding sequence ATGGTGGTGCAGAGGAAGGGTGTGACGACGGCGAAGGCCGGCACGGCGGCGCGCGGGCCGGAGGAAGCGCAGGCACCCCGGCCGTTCGTCCCGCCGGTGGGCACGTCGCGCAACGTGCCCGTGCCCGGCGCGGCGCCCCGCATCGAGATGAACCAGGGGGAGCCGGAGCACCGGCACTTCCCGCGCGCGCAGTTGGCCACGCACTTCGAGCTCTGGGTGGAGGACGGCGCGGGCGGGCGGCGCTTCTCCGCGGGGCTCACGTCCGTGAACGTGAGCGTCAGCGGCGCCTTCCTCGCGAGCACCTTCTTCCTGCCCATGGGCACGGTGGTGCGCGCGCGCTTCGCGCTGGAGGAGGGGGCCGCCCCCGTGGAGGCTCGCGCGGAGATTGTCCGGGAGGAGCGGGGCCCGGAGGACGAGGGCCGCAGCGGGTTCGCCCTGCGCTTCCTGGACTTCTCGGGTCAGACGGAGGTGGCGCTCGCCCGGCTCTTCCTGGGCATGCGCCTGAGGGCCTTCACCGAGGACTACCTCAAGTCCCAGCGCGCCCGCTCCCTGCCCAATGAGCTGGAGCGGGTCATCGACGTGATGGCGGCCTGGGAGCTGCTCAAGGCCACCACGCCCGGAGACCCCTGGCGCGGCGAGTAG
- the trxA gene encoding thioredoxin: protein MAGDVINIGDSDFQTQVLDSQQPVLVDFWATWCAPCRAIAPSVEALSGQYKGQVKFAKMDIDANQDTPQKYGIRSIPTLLLFKGGKVVDQIVGAVPKSRIEDVVRKNL from the coding sequence ATGGCTGGCGACGTGATCAACATCGGTGATTCGGACTTCCAGACGCAGGTCCTGGACTCTCAACAACCCGTGCTCGTGGACTTCTGGGCCACCTGGTGCGCGCCCTGCCGCGCCATCGCGCCCTCCGTCGAGGCGCTGTCCGGCCAGTACAAGGGCCAGGTGAAGTTCGCGAAGATGGACATCGACGCGAACCAGGACACGCCCCAGAAGTATGGCATCCGCTCCATCCCCACCCTGCTGCTCTTCAAGGGCGGCAAGGTCGTGGACCAGATTGTCGGCGCGGTGCCGAAGTCGCGCATCGAGGACGTGGTCCGGAAGAATCTCTGA
- a CDS encoding GGDEF domain-containing protein, with translation MNPADLLSAMKRTVEQLAAYNEMAKALTSTLELREVLALVMQKVSALLKPRNWSLILQDERSGKLYFEIAVGEGAEALKALQLNPGEGIAGAVFSSGVARLVHDVAGDSSFAPRFDEASAFHTRSLLAVPLVARERVLGVIELVNGPTEPGFTHDDLAALSAIADYAAIAIENARNFRRVQELTITDEHTGCFNARHLRAQLEQEVKRSARFRHPLSLVFLDLDHFKSINDRHGHLVGSATLKEVGDLLISLGRHNLDAVFRYGGDEFAVMLIETDKAGAQVIAQRICEAFRGQRFLREQGLDVALTASVGVASFPEHATTSTDLIRAADFAMYAAKGRGRDGIAVAEAPSGGGTPMEVPYARSGG, from the coding sequence ATGAACCCCGCGGACCTCCTGTCGGCCATGAAGCGGACAGTGGAGCAGCTGGCCGCCTACAACGAGATGGCCAAGGCGCTGACCTCCACGCTGGAGCTGCGCGAAGTGCTCGCGCTGGTGATGCAGAAGGTCAGCGCGCTGCTCAAGCCGCGCAACTGGTCGCTCATCCTCCAGGACGAGCGCAGCGGAAAGCTCTACTTCGAAATCGCGGTGGGGGAGGGCGCCGAGGCGCTCAAGGCCCTCCAGCTCAACCCGGGCGAGGGCATCGCCGGGGCGGTGTTCTCCTCTGGCGTCGCGCGGCTCGTGCACGACGTGGCCGGCGACTCCAGCTTCGCGCCCCGCTTCGACGAGGCCTCCGCCTTCCACACCCGCTCGCTGCTCGCCGTGCCCCTGGTGGCGCGCGAGCGCGTGCTGGGCGTGATTGAGCTGGTCAACGGGCCCACCGAGCCCGGCTTCACGCATGACGACCTCGCCGCCCTGTCCGCCATCGCGGACTACGCGGCCATCGCCATCGAGAACGCGCGCAACTTCCGCCGCGTCCAGGAGCTCACCATCACGGACGAGCACACCGGCTGCTTCAACGCGCGGCACCTGCGCGCGCAATTGGAGCAGGAGGTGAAGCGCTCGGCGCGCTTCCGCCACCCGCTGTCGCTCGTGTTCCTGGACCTGGACCACTTCAAGTCCATCAACGACCGGCACGGGCACCTGGTGGGCAGCGCCACGCTCAAGGAGGTGGGGGACCTACTCATCAGCCTGGGCCGCCACAACCTGGACGCCGTCTTCCGCTACGGCGGCGACGAGTTCGCGGTGATGTTGATTGAGACGGACAAGGCCGGGGCCCAGGTCATCGCCCAGCGCATCTGCGAGGCGTTCCGCGGCCAGCGCTTCCTGCGTGAGCAGGGGCTGGACGTGGCGCTCACCGCGAGCGTGGGGGTGGCCTCCTTCCCGGAGCACGCCACCACTTCCACGGACCTCATCCGCGCGGCGGACTTCGCCATGTACGCGGCCAAGGGCCGGGGCCGGGACGGCATCGCCGTCGCCGAGGCCCCTTCGGGAGGGGGGACCCCGATGGAGGTCCCCTACGCCCGCTCCGGCGGGTGA
- the rodA gene encoding rod shape-determining protein RodA, translating into MMPHVPWGLIVCVLGVCALGIWNLASASRPPMAPVWTSQALYLGVGLGAVLMVCLVDYRWIQRMAFPIYVLNILALLALRLVGHTAKGAESWFVIGPFRLQPAEFMKIGVVLMLAKVYHDDFQPNQPSYGLVRLWKPVLVVMVPFTLVLVQPDLGTALMIFLSSGTVILFGKVRWYLAATIVAGVLVGGLIIWNDYVREMPEPRTTVVRHYLKKHQSQRISGWLDPEADLRGSGYHAAQSKIAVGSGGLTGKGWREGTQTGLRFLPEQHTDFIFSVWAEEHGFFSCLLLLVLYGGIFILGLGVGFSARDRFGAFVAVGVVATLFWQVFENIGMVIGLLPVTGITLPLMSYGGSSMLSVMLCIGLLVNISMRRHMF; encoded by the coding sequence ATGATGCCCCACGTGCCGTGGGGGCTCATCGTGTGCGTGCTGGGCGTGTGCGCGCTGGGCATCTGGAACCTGGCGTCCGCGTCCCGGCCCCCCATGGCGCCGGTGTGGACCAGCCAGGCGCTCTACCTGGGCGTGGGCCTGGGCGCGGTGCTGATGGTGTGCCTGGTGGACTACCGCTGGATCCAGCGGATGGCCTTCCCCATCTACGTGCTCAACATCCTGGCGCTGCTGGCGCTGCGGCTGGTGGGGCACACGGCGAAGGGCGCGGAGAGCTGGTTCGTCATTGGCCCGTTCCGCCTGCAGCCCGCCGAGTTCATGAAGATTGGCGTCGTGCTGATGCTGGCCAAGGTCTACCACGACGACTTCCAGCCCAATCAGCCGTCCTACGGGCTCGTCCGGCTGTGGAAGCCGGTGCTGGTGGTGATGGTGCCCTTCACGCTGGTGCTGGTGCAGCCGGACCTGGGCACCGCGCTGATGATCTTCCTGTCCTCCGGCACCGTCATCCTCTTCGGCAAGGTGCGCTGGTACCTGGCCGCCACCATCGTGGCGGGCGTGCTGGTGGGCGGCCTCATCATCTGGAACGACTACGTCCGGGAGATGCCCGAGCCGCGCACCACCGTCGTGCGCCACTACCTGAAGAAACACCAGAGCCAGCGCATCTCCGGATGGTTGGACCCCGAAGCGGATCTGCGCGGCAGTGGCTATCACGCCGCGCAATCCAAGATTGCCGTGGGCTCCGGGGGGCTCACCGGCAAGGGCTGGCGTGAGGGAACCCAGACAGGTCTGCGCTTCCTGCCGGAACAGCACACGGATTTCATCTTCTCCGTGTGGGCCGAGGAACACGGCTTCTTCTCCTGTCTCCTGTTGCTCGTGCTCTACGGCGGCATCTTCATTCTCGGGTTGGGCGTGGGGTTCAGCGCACGTGACCGTTTTGGAGCGTTCGTTGCCGTAGGGGTGGTGGCTACACTTTTCTGGCAGGTGTTCGAAAACATCGGCATGGTCATTGGCCTGTTGCCGGTGACGGGCATCACGCTGCCCCTCATGAGCTACGGCGGCTCCTCGATGCTGTCGGTGATGTTGTGCATCGGGCTGCTGGTGAACATCAGCATGCGCCGTCACATGTTCTGA
- a CDS encoding YggS family pyridoxal phosphate-dependent enzyme, whose protein sequence is MSSVADHLARVRERVAKACASAGRPESSVTLVAVSKLKPSALIREAYAAGQRDFGENYAQELRDKAEELKDLDGLRWHAIGSLQTNKVKYVARVAHAFHALERLDVARELSKRREGTSPLPCYVELNLGGEDTKHGLTPDTLGDFLTQVRELPNLQVVGLMALPPPTDDVARMREGFARLRELARAHALTALSMGTTHDFEQAILEGATVVRVGTAIFGERA, encoded by the coding sequence ATGAGCAGCGTGGCGGACCACCTGGCGCGGGTGCGCGAGCGCGTGGCGAAGGCCTGCGCGAGCGCGGGGCGGCCGGAGTCGTCGGTGACGCTGGTGGCCGTGTCCAAGCTCAAGCCCTCGGCGCTCATCCGCGAGGCGTATGCCGCGGGGCAGCGAGACTTCGGGGAGAACTACGCCCAGGAGCTGCGGGACAAGGCCGAGGAGCTCAAGGACCTGGACGGCCTGCGCTGGCACGCCATCGGGTCCTTGCAGACGAACAAGGTGAAGTACGTGGCCCGCGTCGCGCACGCCTTCCACGCGCTGGAGCGGCTGGACGTCGCCCGGGAGCTGTCCAAGCGGCGCGAAGGGACATCTCCCCTGCCCTGCTACGTGGAGCTCAACCTGGGCGGAGAGGACACCAAGCACGGGCTCACCCCGGACACGCTGGGGGACTTCCTCACCCAGGTGCGCGAGCTGCCGAACCTCCAGGTGGTGGGGCTGATGGCGCTGCCGCCGCCCACGGACGACGTGGCGCGGATGCGCGAGGGCTTCGCCCGGCTGCGCGAGCTGGCGCGGGCGCACGCGCTGACGGCCCTGTCCATGGGCACCACGCACGACTTCGAGCAGGCAATTCTAGAAGGCGCCACCGTCGTGCGCGTGGGCACCGCCATCTTCGGCGAGCGCGCCTGA